One part of the Nostoc sp. PCC 7120 = FACHB-418 genome encodes these proteins:
- a CDS encoding putative bifunctional diguanylate cyclase/phosphodiesterase, which produces MQLNQKLYLYSTLDNFRLLNKNYTAKIMLVAFLGTHIPLLTLLFSFVISNSYSWEMTIRVLVIALFATLIGTVVTLYALHHLLIPVNLTSATLRDYLNNKTLPSLPTEFVDEAGTLMADTSQTLHKLDELIDYISNYDKLTGLPNRELLRERVNQALSQQYSQKMLAVMVLGIDDFTGISHALEHEQSNLLLRAVAQRLTSCLAQKDILAHLSGDEFAIARVEIPSIESIIKLSQLLLTTLNKPFTIQGNQIHITASIGITINQPDNLHDVDQLLQQAHVALYQAKQQGRSQHQFYSPEINAQLQERLALENELHGALERNEIVVYYQPIIDLQTKQITAVEALVRWQHPTRGLVSPAKFIPIAEANGLIVEIGEWVLRTACLQNRTWQLAGLPPIRMSVNLSARQFEESNLVELVSEIIQESGLHPSYLELEVTESSLMTDIQRSVTILKQLRELGVWLALDDFGTGYSSLNYLKRFPVNMLKIDRSFVQDVCSNPDSAAVTNAIIALAKSLQLKITAEGIETQQQLSYLQKRGCQEGQGYYFGIPAPAKEIMEILQPKEAIAV; this is translated from the coding sequence ATGCAGTTAAATCAGAAGCTCTACTTATACTCAACTTTAGATAATTTTCGGTTACTCAACAAAAATTACACCGCCAAAATTATGTTGGTGGCGTTTTTAGGGACTCACATCCCGCTTTTAACTTTACTCTTCAGTTTCGTCATTTCCAATTCTTACTCTTGGGAGATGACAATTAGAGTTCTGGTTATTGCTTTATTCGCTACGTTAATTGGTACGGTTGTTACCCTTTATGCACTTCACCATCTGCTGATTCCCGTCAATTTGACATCCGCCACGTTGCGAGACTACCTCAATAACAAAACTTTACCCAGTCTGCCTACAGAATTTGTAGATGAAGCGGGTACTCTCATGGCAGATACATCACAAACTCTCCACAAATTAGATGAGTTGATTGACTATATCAGCAATTATGACAAACTCACAGGCTTGCCTAATCGGGAGCTATTGCGGGAACGTGTTAATCAGGCTTTATCACAGCAATACAGTCAAAAAATGTTAGCTGTAATGGTATTGGGAATTGATGACTTTACTGGCATAAGTCATGCGTTAGAACATGAGCAATCAAATTTGCTATTAAGAGCGGTAGCCCAGCGTTTGACCAGTTGTTTAGCACAGAAGGATATTTTAGCCCATTTAAGTGGAGATGAATTTGCGATCGCTAGGGTAGAAATTCCCTCAATTGAAAGTATCATTAAGCTGTCACAACTGCTATTGACTACGCTAAATAAACCTTTCACTATCCAAGGTAACCAGATTCATATCACAGCTAGCATCGGTATCACAATTAATCAACCAGATAATCTTCATGATGTTGACCAGTTGTTACAGCAGGCTCATGTAGCTTTGTATCAAGCCAAGCAACAAGGACGCAGCCAACACCAGTTCTATTCGCCAGAGATTAACGCCCAACTGCAAGAACGATTAGCTTTAGAGAATGAACTACATGGAGCATTAGAGCGAAATGAAATAGTGGTTTATTACCAACCCATTATCGATTTACAGACTAAGCAAATCACAGCCGTTGAAGCGTTAGTACGCTGGCAACATCCTACACGAGGTTTAGTATCTCCCGCCAAGTTTATTCCCATTGCTGAAGCCAACGGCTTAATTGTGGAAATTGGCGAATGGGTATTGCGAACTGCTTGTCTGCAAAACCGCACTTGGCAACTTGCAGGACTTCCACCAATACGGATGTCAGTAAACCTGTCAGCTCGACAGTTTGAAGAATCAAATTTAGTAGAGCTTGTCAGTGAAATCATACAGGAGAGTGGTCTGCATCCATCGTATTTGGAACTGGAAGTCACTGAAAGTTCTTTAATGACAGACATTCAGCGCTCAGTCACAATACTCAAACAATTACGAGAATTAGGCGTATGGCTAGCTTTAGATGACTTCGGTACTGGTTATTCTTCTCTCAATTATCTAAAGCGCTTTCCTGTAAATATGCTGAAAATTGATCGGTCATTTGTGCAGGATGTATGTTCTAATCCTGATAGTGCTGCGGTGACTAACGCTATTATTGCCCTAGCAAAAAGCTTACAATTAAAAATTACAGCTGAGGGCATCGAAACCCAGCAACAGCTTAGTTATTTACAAAAGCGCGGATGTCAAGAAGGCCAGGGATATTACTTTGGTATCCCTGCACCTGCAAAGGAAATTATGGAAATATTGCAACCAAAAGAGGCGATAGCAGTCTAA
- a CDS encoding DUF2335 domain-containing protein translates to MNEFNSHQKTEQTQILAQEDEFKLQQINAEIKDFMETLPSPIVLQQYNSILPNTSERIIAMAEREQEHKHKMREKLIDAQISEFKQERYERRLGQIFGFSLGVISIIAGSIIAIWESTLAGSFIGSTGVIALVFLFLFSSKKSQKNSYILELKNTDIVE, encoded by the coding sequence ATGAATGAATTTAATTCCCATCAAAAAACTGAACAAACTCAGATTTTGGCTCAAGAAGATGAGTTCAAGTTGCAACAAATTAATGCAGAAATTAAAGACTTTATGGAAACACTTCCATCACCGATAGTTCTTCAACAATATAATAGTATCTTGCCCAATACATCTGAACGAATTATTGCTATGGCAGAGAGAGAGCAAGAACACAAACATAAGATGCGGGAAAAGCTTATAGATGCTCAAATCTCTGAATTTAAACAAGAAAGGTATGAGAGAAGATTAGGGCAAATTTTTGGGTTTTCTCTTGGTGTTATATCAATTATAGCTGGTTCAATTATAGCAATTTGGGAATCTACTTTAGCTGGTAGTTTCATTGGTTCAACGGGAGTTATAGCTTTAGTCTTTCTTTTCCTTTTTAGTAGTAAAAAATCACAAAAAAACAGTTATATATTAGAACTTAAAAATACCGATATTGTGGAATAA